One genomic segment of Rivularia sp. PCC 7116 includes these proteins:
- a CDS encoding 2Fe-2S iron-sulfur cluster-binding protein, translating to MSSTYKVTVRDRAKGITHTLEVPSDRYILHSFEKQGVELPFSCRNGACTTCAVRVIKGNISQPEAVGLSPHLQRKGYALLCVSYACSDLEVETQDEDEVYEQQFGRYFAKGRVRAGLPLEDD from the coding sequence ATGTCCTCTACATACAAAGTCACAGTTCGAGATAGAGCCAAAGGCATAACCCACACCTTAGAAGTTCCCAGCGATCGCTACATTTTGCATAGCTTTGAGAAACAAGGAGTAGAGTTACCGTTTTCTTGTCGGAATGGTGCTTGTACCACTTGTGCCGTTAGAGTCATCAAGGGAAATATTTCTCAACCCGAAGCTGTGGGATTATCCCCTCACCTACAAAGAAAAGGTTACGCTCTATTGTGCGTTAGTTACGCTTGTTCGGATTTAGAAGTCGAAACCCAAGACGAAGATGAAGTTTACGAACAGCAATTCGGACGTTATTTTGCCAAAGGTAGAGTTCGTGCAGGATTACCCCTTGAGGATGATTAA